Proteins encoded within one genomic window of Bemisia tabaci chromosome 2, PGI_BMITA_v3:
- the LOC109032480 gene encoding small ribosomal subunit protein uS7, whose protein sequence is MADDDWGIDESTTVTYTTPAAAPPAAELPEIKLFGRWSCDDVEVNDMSLQDYIAVKEKNAKYLPHSAGRFAAKRFRKAQCPIVERLTNSLMMHGRNNGKKLLAVRIVKHAFEIIHLLTGENPLQILVLAIINSGPREDSTRIGRAGTVRRQAVDVSPLRRVNQAIWLLCTGAREAAFRNIKTIAECLADELINAAKGSSNSYAIKKKDELERVAKSNR, encoded by the exons ATGGCCGATGACGATTGGGGAATCGATGAATCCACCACTGTAACCTACACTACCCCTGCTGCTGCTCCCCCAGCAGCTGAGCTGCCAGAAATCAAGTTGTTCGGCAGGTGGAGCTGCGATGATGTAGAAGTGAACGATATGTCTCTGCAG GATTACATCGCtgtcaaagaaaagaatgcaAAGTATTTACCTCACTCTGCCGGACGGTTTGCAGCAAAGAGATTCCGCAAAGCTCAGTGTCCTATTGTTGAGCGACTGACGAATTCTCTGATGATGCACGGTCGCAACAACGGTAAAAAGTTACTGGCTGTTCGAATTGTGAAACACGCTTTTGAAATCATTCACCTCCTGACTGGAGAG aaCCCTCTTCAAATCCTTGTGCTCGCTATCATCAACTCAGGACCCCGTGAGGACTCAACCCGTATCGGTCGTGCTGGTACTGTCCGAAGACAGGCTGTGGATGTGTCACCTCTGAGGAGAGTCAATCAA GCTATCTGGTTGCTGTGCACAGGAGCTCGTGAAGCAGCCTTCAGAAATATCAAGACAATTGCTGAGTGTTTAGCTGATGAATTAATCAACGCTGCTAAG GGTTCATCAAACTCTTACGCCATCAAGAAGAAGGACGAGTTAGAACGTGTCGCCAAATCCAACCGATAG